Part of the Sulfobacillus acidophilus DSM 10332 genome, GGGATGACGCATGGCACTGGCGCCCCACACTCTGGATATGATCCGTTCAACGGCTTCGATTTCGGGGAGCGTATTGACTACGCTGGGATACCCTCGTTGATAGTGAAGGGTTCCGTTGCTTTCGTAGGCTTGGCCGATGTGGTCCACGAGGCCTTTGAGGCGCGCTTCTATTCGTGCCCGGTCTTGGGCATGAAACGTACGAACCGTACCGGTTAATTCCACCCGAGGAGCGATGATATTGAAATTGCTGCCGCCATGAATGGTGCCGATAGTGACTACGGCCGCGTTGTTCGGGCGAATGTTACGACTGACAATGGTCTGTACGCTCATCACCAGATCGGCGGCGGCGACCACGGGATCGACGGCACTTTCCGGCTGGGATCCATGGCCGCCTTTGCCTTCGAGGATCACGGTAAAAGCATCGGCACTGGCAGTTACTGGGCCAGGCGTGACGCCGATAAGGCCGGTGTCCAGGTCCGACGATAGATGTAGTCCTACCACCCGTTCAATACCCTCTAAAGCCCCTTCGGCAATCAGCTTTTGCGCACCTCCCGGCAATTGTTCCTCCGCGGGCTGAAATAAGAGGCGAATCCGGCCGGGTAGCGGGGTGTGTGTGGCCAACAGTTGCGCAACCCCGAGCAAGATCGCGGTATGCCCGTCATGACCGCAGGCGTGCATCACGCCGGGATGTTGAGAGCGAAAGGGCGCGTCCGATTCTTCCTGCAAAGGTAACGCATCGATATCGGCTCGAATAGCCACACTGTGGGGACCGTCGCCGATATCCACCAGAATTCCGGTATCGCCTACGGCGTACGGCGCGAGCCCGATGGCCGTCAATTGTTGCATTAAATACCGTTGCGTTTCATATTCGCGAAAGCTGAGTTCGGGAAATTGATGTAAATAGCGGCGCCAAGCCACGAGTTGCGGGCGAAGTTCTTGGGCTCTCGTGAATAATGACATAAAATAAAATCCCTCCCAAGGGCATTGTCTCTGCGAAGTGCTTTTTTGGTCTATAGAATGAATTCTAATTCTTATAATCAAAATTGGAGTGGATTACAGATGGACGCGGATCCCGGCAAGAAATGCCCATCGCAGGAGGATCGCCGCCTGGTCATCAAGAGGACGGTTCCACCGTCTGCGGGCTTTGTCTAGTCGGTACCGAATGGTATTCGGATGGGTATGCAGGATTGCAGCGGTCCGTTCCGGGGAACGCTCCGAAAATATCCAGGTTTTGAGGGTCGTGAGCAGTTCGGGATCCTCTTGAAAGGGCGCGACAACGGTCTCATGAAAACGCTGGCGAAACGCGTCAGGGATCCCGGCCATGAACGAGATATCAGGATAATCGCAGAGGCATGTCGCATGCGTCACCGGCGGGTAACCCAACTGTCGGGACGATGCGGATAGCATTAACACGCCCGATAATTCCTGCGGTAAATCCTGGAGGGAATCTGCAGGTGAACCAATAATCATACGGGTCTCTCGCGGCAGCGATTGCTGCAGGATTTGCCATGTGGATTCGGGCATCATGAGGAGAAGGTCCTGCTCTCGTTGCATCAACGGAATGTTGGTGTGTTCAATGACACCGCGTACCGCGTCGACCGTTGTGTCCTGAATGAGCCCTATGGCCAGGCGAACGGCGTGCATGCCGTACTGGGTTAATAGCGCGTCAACGGCCGCATAATCTCGTTCCCACAATCGGCGAAACGCTTCGGATTGAACCCGTAAGCGTTCTTGTTGGCGGGCGGTATCTTTGAGAAACTCTAGCGCAATTAAGGGTAATGCCTGTTCCACGGTCAAACGCTCGACGCCTTGTAGGGGCCCGGCAATCTGCAACTCGCCTAATAGGTCTTGTCCTGCACTAATCGCCAAGGACACGGGATCTTGGATGATGCCCCGCATAGCTTTAACGTCTCCCTGGGCGTCGAGGAGCCGATAGGGTCGTCGAATCGCGGTCCATACGGCATGCATGAGATGTTCAAAATTGCCTTGGGGGGACATCATGCTGGCTAAGAGCCGCTGTTGAATCGTCATGGTGTGTTGTAATTGCTGCGAGAGAGCGCGGATTTCCTGATATTCTTCGGCGTTTAACACGGCGACGGCGGCATGATCGGCCAAGGACGAGGCGACCGCCAAATCAACCGGGGTAAAGTCTCGGTCGGTATCGTAATTGTCGATGACCAGCACCCCTAGCAGGCGATCGTCCGTCGCCAACGGGACAGCCAGTGAACTGCGCAGGGGATTATCGGGCCGTCTAATGGCCTGGCGAACGGCTTGGTCATGTTCTGGAGCCAGATTGCTTTGCGCGGCGCGGATTGCCTCGGGGTTTGGCAGTAATAGGGGCTTTCGCGCAACAAATGTCTTTCCGGTAATTGATTCGCCCGGTTTCAATTGGACCTCCTGCAATGCCGACAAGTCAAAACCCGTACCGCCAACCGGGACTAATGCATTACATTCCGGACGATAAAGAAAGACGCAAACAAAATCCGCACCTGGGATGAGCGTGGTGCTTCCGTGTAATAAATCCTCAAGCAATGCTGCCATGTCGCGCCGGGTGGTGAGCCGTCGCGTCAAGGTCAAGAGCCGTTCCATCCTTTCGGGCGGTACGCCCGTAAACTTGCTCTCTACCATTCATACTCCTTTCGAAAATTCTAATCTACAAACCCGCAGTGAATTCATGGTTTACCACAATCTACCACAATTACGGTAAGCGTTGCTGAATTCGCGGGCAAAGTTTTCTTAAATCTGGTGTATTGCATTGAATCGGATGTTCGGTGGGCGGTTGTAACACTGATCTGTAGTGGTCCCCAAAAACTAGACTGTAACAGCCAGGCTAACTTGTCCGAAATCTGATGGCGTTCGGTGTCCGGGAGTTGACGACCGACCTTGACCACACGTTTGGGAGGTATGGCAAGGTGAGCGTTATGGAAAGTGAAACGCCCTAGACCCAAAAGAACAACGTTCCTACGGGTCCAGAGCTTGACATAAAAAAACGGACTTAATGTCCCAGCGACTTCAACCATACGAGGAGTTCGGTGTTTTCCTGCCACGGAGGCATCGTGACCGATGCCTCCGTCGGGTAAGCTGATTCCAAGGCGTGTCGCTTCATCTCACTGTCGGCACGCGCATAGACCTCCGTGGTACTAATGCTCACATGTCCTAACAAAACGCGAATATACACTAAGTTCACGCCCGCTTGCAGCAGATGCATGGCCTTGCTGTGCCGAAACACATGAGGGGACACCGTGTCCGGGATTCCCTCGGGATGTTGAACCCGCGCTTGTTCCACGTACTTCTTGACGATAAAGGTAATACCTGCGCGGGTGAGCTTCTCCCCGGAGCGGCTGGGAAACAGGGGATGAGGCCCGTGCCCGGGATCGTCCAACCTTATTTCCGCCATGTATTGCCCGAGCAAGGCGGCGGTAGGGGTCATCAGTGGAACAATTCGCGACTTACGACCTTTTCCTGTGAGTTGGATCGTGGCCGGTTGCACCAACCGAACGTCCTCGGGTCCGTAAATCCGCGATTTCTTGGACCCGTGCTCCGGTATCATATAGTACACTGAGCAGCACCAAGTCCCGGCGACCCGCACGGGTCGCGGGATTCGGCATCGCAAGGACAGCCTGTACGGCGTCCAAGGTGAAGTAGTTCATCACCGCCTGCGGTTGGCGTTTTCGCGGCATGGCCAGGATCTGTTGCCACTGATGTAACCGCTCCGGTACCGCTGTCTCCAAATATCGAACAAATGCATGGAGGGCCGCCATGCGCTGATTGCGGGTGGCCACGGAAGAGTGCCGAGTCCCTTCCAACCAGCTGAGAAACGCCTCAATTCGGTCGATGGTCACCATATCCAAGACGCGCTATTCCGGGACGATGTGTTGCGATCCCTCACAAAACTGGAGAAACAATGTGAAGGTATCCCGGTACGATCGTACAGTAAGGGGACTCGCTCCGCGCCGAGCGGGGAGATATTGGCCCAAATAGTGACTCAGCTGATAGGCAAAGTCGGTGGGTCGACGCGTCATTCCCATGCGACCTCCGGAATGACCCACCCGGCCGCTATATCGAGCGTCTGCCGGAGTTCGGGAAAGGTGTCCGCCGTGAGGCGGACGTATTGTTCCGTCGCCGCTACGGAAGCGTGGCCCAGATAAGCTGACAACACGGGAAGCATAGCATGGATGTCGACTTGCCGATCAATGGCGGCCTTCAGGGTGTGTACGGCAAATGAATGCCGGAGGTCATGGACACGAGGTCCCTGCCCCTTGCCGCGATGCGGAATTCCCGCGTACCACAGAATCTCCCGAAAGCGGCGATAGATGTTGTCCGCCGAAATCGCGGGCCAGCACCCAATAGATGGACGATCCTGAACAACCCATCCTTTGTCAAGGACTTTCACGGCGATGGGAATTATTCCTATTCGTTTGGCATGTTCTGGATTAACACCGGACGGGCGGAATGGGCGGAGCCATCCCCTTCAGGGCCCAAGCATAGAACTGGGCCGGCGGCCAATCCTGTAAACTGCCATGCATCCGTCGTTCGTTGTAAAACGTAATCCATCGGGCAATCGCCTCATAGGCTTCCGCTAGCGTGTGAAACACTTGATTGCCAAGACATTCCGCTTCCAAGACGCTGTGCCAGGACTCAATATGGGCGTTGCGGTTGGGCGTCGCATGGGGGATGCGTTCGTGGACTAATCCCCAGGCCTCGACCCCGGCCGCCCAGACCTGGGCGGTAAATTGGGGGCCATTGTCCGTGCGGATTACCGGGGCCACGCCCGGTGCCCAGTGCGGTTGGCGTTGGGCCACGGCCCGTTGAAGGGCGCGGAGCGCCTGCTCGGCGGTGCACGTCCAGCCGATATGGTAACTGAGGATCGACCGGTCAAACACATCCATGACGCTGCAGAGATAGAAAAAGCGATCCTGTCCCGTGACATAAGGTAGAGTAAGAGACAGGGCGCATCTCCGGGATGTTTCCCTGCCTCTCCTCTCCGAACCGGACATGCACCTCTCGGCGCATCCGGCTCTCCATTTCAGTGTTGCACAGCAATAGCAACATCACGATAGCGCGAAGTGAGAAGAGGTGGTGTCGGGTCATGGGTCAGGATATAGGGATTCCGTGGCGGGTTGTGCCAGCGGAATTGGCCCTTGCGACTCGAAGCGAGCCGTCGAAGAGTAACCGTGCCCCATTGGCCATCCGGCCATCGCCCCGTCACCACCCACGTTTTGGCCGCGCCGGGTTGCGGTGCGCGGACATGACGGGCGAGCTCCCGGGCGACGCCGCTTCGGTATTTGCGTGCCATCCAACGAGCCAGCTTCCAGAACACGAGGTGGTCGATACGCCGATAGACCATGGCGGTATAATCGGTGTATTGGTAGAAGTTCGCCCAACCTGCCAACTGGTGATTGAGATGGTCGACCAGTTCAAGGTGATTACGAGAGTAATCCGTCGACAACTCCGCTACTAAGCGGTCGGCCAAGCGTCGATACCGCTCCCATGGAATCTGGGTGACGGGGCGTTTGCGACCAGCGGGTCCCCGCTTGCGGATGATGCGATAGCCAAGGAACTCGAACCCATCGTCCACATGGGTGATATGGGTTTTCTCCATGTTGAGCGTGAGCTTCAACGTGTCTTCAAGAAAATTCCGGCAGGCTAACCGCACCGCTTCCGCGTGTTGGCGGGTTCCTTTGACGATGACCACAAAATCATCCGCGTAACGGAAGTACGAGACCGCCGGACGCCATTGGCGCTGCTCGCGCAGCGCAATCGGCCGTTGGCGGGAAATCCCGTCATTCCACTGCCAGCGGTCGCGTTTGGCTTTCGTGCCACAATACTGCTGCTCCATCCACTGGTCGAACGCATGCAGCATGATATGGGACAGCAGTGGGGACTATAGTGGTCCCCAAAAACTAGACAATTTGGGAGGCCCTTAAGTGTTACACTGGACACACGATGACGAAACAAAAGCGGTATTCCGCTACCTTCAAGAGCCAAGTGGTGCTCGAAATGCTCAAGGAAGAAAAAACCGTTAGCCAGATTGCTGCCGAATACGGCATTCATCCCAGTCAATTGCATCGCTGGAAGCGCCAGGCGCTCGAGAATTTTCCGCAGTTGTTTACCGAGTCCCAAGTACTCCAACAACAGGCCCAAGCCCACCAACAACAGCTGACCGAGCTGTATGCGGAAATCGGGAAACTGACCACCCAGGTCGAGTGGCTTAAAAAAAAAATCTGGCCTCGACCCTGACCCGCGATGAACGGATCACCTTGCTGGATCGGGGAGTGGATACCCTGCCGTTGACGACGCAAGCCGCGTTGTTAAGCCTCAACCGCTCGAGCCTCTATTACCGGCCCGTCGGGCCGGATGCCGAGGAGATCGCGCTGAAGCATCGCATCGATGAAATTTACACCGATCGACCGTTTTACGGATCCCGGCGAATAACGGCTCAGTTGAACCGTGAGGGTTACACCGTGAACCGCAAACGCGTGCAGCGCTATATGCGGGAGATGGGGATCTGGGGGCTCGCGCCGGGCCCCCAGACCAGCACTCGCCATCCCCAGCACCCGGTGTATCCGTATTTATTGAACGGTGTCACGCCGGCGTACCCCAATCATGTGTGGGGGATTGACGTGACCTATATCCGGTTGGTACATGGTTGGCTTTACCTGGTGGCCATTATTGATTGGTATTCCCGGTTTGTCGTGGCGTGGGAGCTCTCCGAAACGTTGGAACTGCCCTTTGTGCTCACGGCCGCGGAGCGGGCGTTGTCCATCGCCACTCCGACCATTTGGAATCATGATCAAGGCAGCCATTTTACCAGCCCCCAATACACGGCCTTGTTGTTGGCTAAGGAGGTACAAATCAGCATGGACAGTAAAGGGCGAGCGTTGGACAATGTGTTGACGGAACGGCTGTGGCGCAGCGTGAAATATGAAGAAGTCTATCTACACGATTACCGTTCACCACGGGAAGCCCGATCAGGCTTGAGCCGATACTTTACGTTCTATAACTATCACCGGCTGCATCAATCCTTAGGCTACACGCCACCCGCGGCCTGGTATACGCCCCTCCCGTCCCTCGCCGGGAGTGGGGTTTCCCGGGATTGAATCCCTCCTAGACAGCCCTACGGGCTGGGCCTCCGGTTTGCCGACGGGCTGACAACAGCCCGCGCCAAACCGGAGGGTAATGGTTTCGATGACACTCAAAGGAAGGAGGCCAGTATCACACTTTAGGGGTCAAAAATCTGTCTTGACAATGGGGTCCACCTTAGACAGGACTCCACCCTGCGGTACCCCTTCATGCGTGGAGCGAAAGAGCCCGTGATCGATAAGACCGGCTTTAAGCATGCGCCAGAGCACCCGGAGAAATCGGCGGTCCGCAATGCGGCGTTTCACTGCCTTCATGAGGAGCCGATGATGCACCGTATCGAAGTAACTCGCGAGGTCGCCTTCAATGACCCAGCGTCCCGCGGTGCCTTGGACGGTGTCCGTGAGCGCCAGTTTGACGGAGCGGACCGCGTGATGCACGCTGCGGCCCGGACGAAACCCGTAGGACATCCAGCGAAAGTCACTTTCCCAGATGGGGTCCATGGCCATTAGCATGGCGCGTTGAACCACTCGGTCGCGCAGGCAAGGAATCCCGAGCGGGCGTTGCTTCCCGTTGGGTTTGGGAATGTAGATGCGACGCGCCGGGTGGGGCCGATAGGTGTCGGTGAGCAGTTCCGTACGCAGCCGCTCGAGTTCTTCGGCCTGTTGCGCTTCCCAACGGCGTTTAGTCATCCCATCGGCTCCCGGCGTGTGAGCGCCGGGGGAGGTGAGGGTCCTTCGAGCCGCTTCTTCAAGCCAGTCGCGATTCGTGATGAGTCGTAGAAGGCGATCAAACCGACGGTTTGGCTCCTCCATGGACCACGTGGCCAGTTTGCTCTGCATTTCACTGATTATCAAAGGTCTTCACCTCATTGGGTCAGATCATTTGCGGAGGAAACCACTGAAACTGTCTCCCTTTGCCATGTGACCGGCTTTCCCGGTCGCGGACTACTACGGAGACTCCGTCAACAGGTGCGCATCGGGGTACCTACTCCCTTGCCATCGCAACCTGCCTTCCCCAGTTCATGAGCACAAACGCATTGCATGGGCGAGGTGGATGTTAGTCTAAATTGTGGACACCTCGAATTGAGACACGATGGTACACTATTGCTCAATTGAGGTGAATCCGATGGCCAATCCGTATGATCGAGCGTTTAAAGAACAAGCGGTTCAACTCGTGTTGACCCAACAAAAAAGTGGGGCCCAAGTGGCTCGTGAGCTGGGCATTCCGAGTCAGACGTTATATGCGTGGGTGGCTGCCTATAAGGCCGACCCGGTCGAACCCTTTGTCGGCAGCGGGCATCTGAAAGCGGAAGACCAAGCCCTGCGCGATTTGCAGCGACGCATTCGAGATCTCGAAGAGGAGAACGCGATCCTAAAAAAAGCGATGCGCATCTTCACCAACGATCGGACGTCATCGTTCGGTTCATTCATGAACACCGCTTCCCCTTCTCGATCACGCAGATGTGCCAGATCCTCGATGTCTCGCGAAGCGGGTATGATGCCTGGTGCCATCGTCCACCCAGTACCCGGGCGCAAGCCCGGGCCCGGCGGGTCGAACGGATTCGAGCGGTGTTTACGACATCGGGCGAACGGTATGGCAGCCCCAAAATCACCGCTGTGTTACGGCGGGACGGCGAGCGCATCAGTCAAAAAACGGTGGCGCGGTTGATGCACGACCATCGGCTGCGGTCCCGGGTGGTGCGCAAATATCAGGCCACGACCAATTCGCGGCACGCATTCCCCGTACACGAGAATGTGCTGAATCAAACCTTTACCGCGGATCGCCCGCATGCCGTGTGGATGGCAGATATCCCGGACATCCCCACCGAGGAAGGATGGCTCTCTTGAGCAAGCCTCGAGGACTTGGTCCACCCGAAAAATTGTGGGATGGGCGGTGGATCGGCGCATGACGCAAGACTGAGTTCTCCGGGCCTTAGACCGCGCGGTCACGCACAGCCGGCCGCCAGCCGGCGTGCTGCATCACTCGGATCGCGGTAGCCAATATGCCGCGACGGCGTACCAAGAGCGCCTTAAGCAATACGGGATGACGGCCAGCATGAGTCGGAAGGGGAATTGCGATGATAATGCCATGATTGAATCCTGGCACAGTCTCCTCAAGAAGGAGCTGATTTACCTGACGAAATTTCGAAGCCGAGACGAAGCCGAACGGGCGATCTTTGCCTATATCAAGATTTTCTATAATCGGCAGCGGATCTGGATGTTAGTCTAAATTGTGGACACCTCGAATTGAGACAAGATGATACAATAATTCTCCATTGAGGTGAATCCGATGGCCAATCAATATGATCGAGCGTTTAAAGAACAAGCGGTTCAACTCGTGTTAACCCAACAAAAAAGTGGAGCCCAAGTGGCCCGCGAACTGGGCATTCCTAGCAAAACCTTGTATGCCTGGGTCGCCGCCTACAAAGCCGACCCCGTCGAACCCTTTGTGGGCAGCGGGCATCTGAAAGCGGAGGACCAAGCTCTGCGCGATTTGCCGCGGCGTATTCGGGATCTCGAAGAGGACAAGGCGATCCGAAAAAAAGCGATGCGCATCTTCACCCACGATCGGAAGTAATCTTTCAGTTCATTCATGAACACCGCTTCACCTTCTCGATCACGCAGAGGTGCCAGATCCTCGACGTTTCGCGAAGCGGGTATGATGCGTGGCGCCATCGCCCTCCCAGTACTCAGGCGCAAATCCGGGCCCGGCGGGTCGAACGGATTCGAGCGGTGTTTATGGCATCAGGGGAACGCTACGGCAGCCCCAAAATCACCGCCGTGTTACGGCGGGAAGGCGAGCGCATTAGTCAAAAAACGGTAGCGCGGTTGATGCACGACCATCGGCTGCGGTCCCGGGTGCTACGCAAATATCAGGCCACGACCAATTCGCGGCACGCATTCCCCGTCCACGAGAATGTGCTGAATCAAACCTTTACCGCGGATCGTCCGCATGCCGTGTGGATGGCAGATATCACGTACATCCCCACCGAGGAAGGATGGCTCTCTTGAGCAAGCCTCGAGGACTTGTACACCCGAAAAAATTGTGGGATGGGCGGTAGATCGGCGCATGACGCAAGACTTAGTTCTCCGGGCCTTAGACCGCGCGGTCACGCACAGCCGGCCGCCGGCCGGCGTGCTGCATCATTCGGACCGGGGGAGCCAATATGCCGCGACGGCGTACCAAGAGCGCCTTAAGCAATACGGGATGACGGCCAGCATGAGCCGGAAAGGGAATTGCTATGATAATGCCATGATTGAATCATGGCATAGCCTCTTGAAAAAGGAGCTCATTTACCTGACGAAATTTCGAAGCCGAGAGGAAGCCGAACGGGCAATCTTTGCCTATATCGAGATTTTCTATAATCGGCAGCGGATCCATGGTGCCCTGGATTATCAGACTCCGGCCGAGGCCGATGCGGCGTATCATGCGCGACACGGCTAATGTCTCAATTTCGGGTGTCCATTTTATTGACATAGGTCCAAATCGCCCTCCGCAATTATTCGCTGGGCGTACCGTACTTCAAGTCCGTCTCCCAGAGCTGGTTGGGGCCGGTGACGACCCGATTGGCCGCTAGCCGGCGGACCGGACGGTCCGCCGCGGCGGGAAAGCGACGGCCTTGGAGCAGATGCGCTTCGGCCAACACCCGATACACGCTTTTTTTGTTAATGATCACCTGATGCTCTCGCCGCAACCATGTCGTCAACTTCCGGTACCCATACGCTGGCCCATCGGAACTGGCGATATACTCGCTCAGCCACTCCAGCACTTGGCCTTCGGCGACCTGGGTACCCTGTTGAGTCCAATAATAGCCGCGCCGTGGACGCCCGACGGCGGTGAACCGGGGCTGCCGGATGGGCCGTGCTTGGCGCTGACGCCAAGCATAATAGGTGGATCGGGCCACTCCCGCCAATCGACACACCAGGGTCGGTCGGTAGCCTGCGGTAATCCATTTATGGGCTACTTCACACCGCGAGGAGGGACCCGGTCGGCTTTTTTTACAAGGTCTTTCAAAATCGCGATTTCTAAGTCTTTGTCGCCGAGGATCTCTTTGAGTTGCCGATTTTCGGCTTCGGTTTGAGCGAACGCCGCCCGGAGATCGGCCGTCTCGGGTCGGGCAGGCCGCCGGGTCGCGGCCCGGACCCAGCGCCGGACTGGGTCGGGGGGCAGGTGGTGTCGCCGGGCGACAGCCGCGGCATTGCGACAGTCTAACGCTTCTTGAATGCACTGCGCTTTCAACTCCGGGGTCATCCGGGGGCCCTGATCGGTCATCGTGTCTCTCGTCTCCTCTGAAAAATACTGGCCGCATTGGCCGCATACCATATACCGGGGTATCTATCATCCGTACCGCGATATCTCGATCGGTGACGGCGGGCCCTGCGGGAGCGGTCCACCCCCCTTTCCGGTGAAAAATAATCTTAGTTAACTGGCTTCGGGGGTGGCCGGTTCCACCGACACCCGATAGCCCAGGGCTTCGAGCCGCCGAATTTCCCGGCGGACCAGGGCCTGACGATCCCGCTGATCAAAATAGGTGGCGCCCAAATCTTCGTAGACAGCCCCCGGGATTCGCAGGATCGCATACACCGCGATCAAGATGTGGCGCCCGGTCGCCACAGCCGCACGTTGCTTACCGCGGCGTCCCGCGAGGCGGTGATACACCGCCCCCAGATAAGTCTTGGTCTTGCCCGCGGCGTGGCCGCTTTGGGTCAAGGCGGCCCGCAGCGCCTTACTGCCCTTGCGCGTGCGCGTCGGTCGCGCTTTCCCCGCACTTTCGTCCTGTCCGGGGCTGAACCCGGCCCAAGACACCAGGTGAGCGGCGGACGGAAACCGTTGCATATCGGTCCCGATCTCGGCGATAATGATCTCGGCCGTGCGACGCTCGACCCCGGGAATGGTTTGCAACCGGGTGAGGGCGTCGTCAAAATTTGCGAGACGGGTGGCGATTTCCTCGGAGAGCGCCGCGATCTGGCGGTCCAAAAAGGCGACATGCTGGAGCTGCACGCGCAGCATCAGGCGCTGATGGGCCGTCACCAAGCCGGTCAAGGCCTGGATCAGGGTGTCCCGGGAGGCGCGGATCCGGGGATCGGCCAAATCGGCTAAGGCCGCGGGGTCGGTCACGCCGTCCGTCAAGGCAGCGAGAATCCGCTGGCCGCTGACGCCCAACACATCGCTGATGACGCTCCCGAGCTTGACATTGGCCCCTTCCAACACCTTTTGGATGCGGTTGGCTTCCGTGGCGCGGGCTTGCTGCAGGCTCGTTCGGTAACGCACCAGCTCCCGCAGCTCCCGCTGCGGGCGTGGCGGGATATAGCTGGCCTTCAACGCGCCGATCCGGAGCAACCCGGCGATCCACTGCGAATCTTGCACGTCGGTCTTCCGCCCGGGCATGCCTTTGATGTGCTGGGGATTCACGACCATCACGGCCTCAAAGGGATAGGCTTCCAACAGGTTCACGACCGGCTTCCAATACACGCCGGTTGCTTCCATGGCCACGTGCGTGACCCCACAGGATTGCAGCCAATCGGCTAACGCCAAGAGATCGGGCGTCAGGGTCC contains:
- a CDS encoding RNA-directed DNA polymerase (Reverse transcriptase) (PFAM: Group II intron, maturase-specific domain; Reverse transcriptase (RNA-dependent DNA polymerase)~InterPro IPR000477:IPR013597~KEGG: avi:Avi_8256 reverse transcriptase-like protein~PFAM: RNA-directed DNA polymerase (reverse transcriptase); Group II intron, maturase-specific~SPTR: RNA-directed DNA polymerase), which produces MLHAFDQWMEQQYCGTKAKRDRWQWNDGISRQRPIALREQRQWRPAVSYFRYADDFVVIVKGTRQHAEAVRLACRNFLEDTLKLTLNMEKTHITHVDDGFEFLGYRIIRKRGPAGRKRPVTQIPWERYRRLADRLVAELSTDYSRNHLELVDHLNHQLAGWANFYQYTDYTAMVYRRIDHLVFWKLARWMARKYRSGVARELARHVRAPQPGAAKTWVVTGRWPDGQWGTVTLRRLASSRKGQFRWHNPPRNPYILTHDPTPPLLTSRYRDVAIAVQH
- a CDS encoding amidohydrolase (PFAM: Peptidase family M20/M25/M40; Peptidase dimerisation domain~TIGRFAM: amidohydrolase~COGs: COG1473 Metal-dependent amidase/aminoacylase/carboxypeptidase~InterPro IPR010168:IPR002933:IPR011650~KEGG: ppm:PPSC2_c2849 crowt peptidase m20d~PFAM: Peptidase M20; Peptidase M20, dimerisation~PRIAM: N-acetyldiaminopimelate deacetylase~SPTR: CROWT Peptidase M20D;~TIGRFAM: Peptidase M20D, amidohydrolase), which codes for MSLFTRAQELRPQLVAWRRYLHQFPELSFREYETQRYLMQQLTAIGLAPYAVGDTGILVDIGDGPHSVAIRADIDALPLQEESDAPFRSQHPGVMHACGHDGHTAILLGVAQLLATHTPLPGRIRLLFQPAEEQLPGGAQKLIAEGALEGIERVVGLHLSSDLDTGLIGVTPGPVTASADAFTVILEGKGGHGSQPESAVDPVVAAADLVMSVQTIVSRNIRPNNAAVVTIGTIHGGSNFNIIAPRVELTGTVRTFHAQDRARIEARLKGLVDHIGQAYESNGTLHYQRGYPSVVNTLPEIEAVERIISRVWGASAMRHPAPLLAGEDFAYYLERIPGAFLMLGCRNPAVGAIYPHHHPRFTLDEDALPIGVALLAETALSFLTLEPASQEEACS
- a CDS encoding GAF domain protein (PFAM: GAF domain~InterPro IPR003018~KEGG: bcl:ABC3809 hypothetical protein~PFAM: GAF~SMART: GAF~SPTR: Putative uncharacterized protein), whose amino-acid sequence is MVESKFTGVPPERMERLLTLTRRLTTRRDMAALLEDLLHGSTTLIPGADFVCVFLYRPECNALVPVGGTGFDLSALQEVQLKPGESITGKTFVARKPLLLPNPEAIRAAQSNLAPEHDQAVRQAIRRPDNPLRSSLAVPLATDDRLLGVLVIDNYDTDRDFTPVDLAVASSLADHAAVAVLNAEEYQEIRALSQQLQHTMTIQQRLLASMMSPQGNFEHLMHAVWTAIRRPYRLLDAQGDVKAMRGIIQDPVSLAISAGQDLLGELQIAGPLQGVERLTVEQALPLIALEFLKDTARQQERLRVQSEAFRRLWERDYAAVDALLTQYGMHAVRLAIGLIQDTTVDAVRGVIEHTNIPLMQREQDLLLMMPESTWQILQQSLPRETRMIIGSPADSLQDLPQELSGVLMLSASSRQLGYPPVTHATCLCDYPDISFMAGIPDAFRQRFHETVVAPFQEDPELLTTLKTWIFSERSPERTAAILHTHPNTIRYRLDKARRRWNRPLDDQAAILLRWAFLAGIRVHL
- a CDS encoding transposase IS3/IS911 family protein (PFAM: Transposase; Integrase core domain~InterPro IPR002514~KEGG: bts:Btus_1669 transposase IS3/IS911 family protein~PFAM: Transposase IS3/IS911~SPTR: Transposase IS3/IS911 family protein;~manually curated), encoding MTKQKRYSATFKSQVVLEMLKEEKTVSQIAAEYGIHPSQLHRWKRQALENFPQLFTESQVLQQQAQAHQQQLTELYAEIGKLTTQVEWLKKKNLASTLTRDERITLLDRGVDTLPLTTQAALLSLNRSSLYYRPVGPDAEEIALKHRIDEIYTDRPFYGSRRITAQLNREGYTVNRKRVQRYMREMGIWGLAPGPQTSTRHPQHPVYPYLLNGVTPAYPNHVWGIDVTYIRLVHGWLYLVAIIDWYSRFVVAWELSETLELPFVLTAAERALSIATPTIWNHDQGSHFTSPQYTALLLAKEVQISMDSKGRALDNVLTERLWRSVKYEEVYLHDYRSPREARSGLSRYFTFYNYHRLHQSLGYTPPAAWYTPLPSLAGSGVSRD
- a CDS encoding RNA-directed DNA polymerase (Reverse transcriptase) (PFAM: Reverse transcriptase (RNA-dependent DNA polymerase)~COGs: COG3344 Retron-type reverse transcriptase~InterPro IPR000477~KEGG: ecw:EcE24377A_E0025 group II intron-encoded reverse transcriptase/maturase~PFAM: RNA-directed DNA polymerase (reverse transcriptase)~SPTR: RNA-directed DNA polymerase) is translated as MIISEMQSKLATWSMEEPNRRFDRLLRLITNRDWLEEAARRTLTSPGAHTPGADGMTKRRWEAQQAEELERLRTELLTDTYRPHPARRIYIPKPNGKQRPLGIPCLRDRVVQRAMLMAMDPIWESDFRWMSYGFRPGRSVHHAVRSVKLALTDTVQGTAGRWVIEGDLASYFDTVHHRLLMKAVKRRIADRRFLRVLWRMLKAGLIDHGLFRSTHEGVPQGGVLSKVDPIVKTDF